From the genome of Scytonema hofmannii PCC 7110, one region includes:
- a CDS encoding ATP-grasp domain-containing protein, which translates to MNTNILLTGGRAPVTLDLARLLSAAGYRVFVADSIKHHLCTASRAVIKNFLVPPPRINPTGYIEALLEIIQQESIEFLIPTCEEIFYISNKLFQLTPYCQVFAEPLEKLNRLHNKWQFINRVQQLGLVAPQTWLLNSHKDLLDVLDLPNPKKIVLKPVYSRFANHVHILSKPLSEIPLLEINSQKAWVAQEFLSGKHYCTYSIAHQGKVVAHAVYPTIFTAGKGSCIYFESIEHSGLLEWVKTFVEAEEFTGQIAFDFIESDDGVLYPLECNPRAISAIHLFEASDGLERAFFNKTNIIIQPKVGQRTAIAMAMIVYGLASAIRSGRFGSWLKMFMRTQDVVFRLSDPLPFFHLWIVLFQFIQMSRRSGLTLQQVSTQDIEWDGEEIG; encoded by the coding sequence TTGAATACTAATATCTTGTTAACGGGGGGACGCGCTCCTGTGACGTTAGATTTAGCCAGACTCTTATCAGCAGCAGGTTACAGAGTTTTTGTTGCTGATAGCATAAAACATCATCTTTGTACTGCTTCACGTGCTGTCATCAAAAATTTTTTGGTTCCACCTCCTAGGATTAATCCAACGGGTTATATTGAGGCTTTATTAGAAATAATCCAACAAGAAAGTATCGAGTTTTTGATCCCCACTTGTGAAGAGATTTTTTATATTTCTAATAAACTCTTTCAACTGACACCCTATTGTCAGGTTTTTGCTGAACCACTGGAAAAACTCAATAGACTGCATAACAAATGGCAGTTTATCAATCGCGTACAACAGTTAGGTTTGGTAGCACCACAAACTTGGTTACTCAACTCTCATAAAGACTTACTGGATGTTTTAGATTTACCAAATCCAAAAAAGATAGTCTTAAAGCCTGTTTATTCTCGATTTGCCAATCATGTTCATATATTATCGAAACCTCTTAGTGAAATACCATTATTAGAAATAAATTCTCAGAAAGCTTGGGTTGCTCAGGAATTTCTTTCGGGAAAGCATTATTGTACTTATAGTATTGCTCATCAAGGTAAGGTAGTGGCTCACGCCGTTTATCCTACTATATTTACTGCTGGTAAAGGTTCTTGTATTTATTTTGAGTCTATAGAGCATTCGGGACTTTTGGAATGGGTGAAAACTTTTGTTGAAGCTGAAGAATTCACGGGTCAAATTGCTTTTGATTTTATAGAATCAGATGATGGGGTGCTATATCCTTTGGAATGCAATCCTAGGGCTATTAGTGCTATTCATTTATTTGAAGCATCGGATGGATTGGAGAGAGCTTTTTTCAATAAGACAAATATTATTATTCAGCCTAAAGTTGGTCAAAGGACTGCGATCGCGATGGCTATGATTGTCTATGGTTTGGCTTCGGCTATTCGTTCGGGAAGATTTGGTAGTTGGTTAAAAATGTTTATGAGGACTCAAGATGTTGTTTTTCGGTTATCCGATCCTTTGCCTTTTTTTCATCTGTGGATAGTGCTTTTTCAGTTTATACAAATGAGTCGTAGGAGTGGGTTAACTCTTCAGCAGGTGTCTACTCAGGATATTGAGTGGGATGGTGAAGAAATTGGGTGA
- a CDS encoding beta-ketoacyl-ACP synthase III produces the protein MNIRKIKILSTGKYLPKKQVTAKELEFSLGLDPGWIEKKSGVLVRHFVEDETASVMGAYAAKNALEAAGLSFKDIDCLICTSGIPEQAIPCTAALIQEQLGALDSGIPAFDINSTCLSFIVGLDTISYLIQAGRYQRVLIIATEVATGLNWEDKESCTLFGDGAAAAIIAKSDEQEDCKILSARIETYSRGAHFTECKGGGNKHHPKDYAGNLDYFLFKMDGKAVYRLASEITPDFVQRLLQDAGLKMADIKMVIPHQASLMAIRLMRKQLDIPEEKVMVIAHNHGNTIAASVPMALHESIVQGKIQRGDRIMLLGTSAGFSIGGIILEY, from the coding sequence ATGAATATAAGAAAAATTAAAATCCTATCTACAGGAAAATATCTGCCTAAAAAGCAAGTGACAGCCAAAGAACTAGAATTCAGCCTTGGTTTAGATCCGGGATGGATTGAGAAAAAATCGGGTGTGCTTGTCCGCCATTTTGTTGAAGATGAAACAGCATCAGTGATGGGAGCTTATGCTGCTAAAAATGCCTTAGAAGCAGCTGGTTTATCCTTTAAAGATATTGATTGTTTGATTTGTACGAGTGGTATCCCGGAACAGGCGATTCCCTGTACAGCTGCACTGATTCAAGAACAGCTTGGTGCGCTTGATTCTGGAATTCCTGCTTTTGATATTAACTCTACCTGTCTTAGTTTCATCGTTGGCTTAGACACGATATCTTATCTTATTCAAGCAGGAAGATATCAAAGAGTATTGATTATAGCCACAGAAGTCGCAACAGGTTTAAATTGGGAAGATAAAGAAAGTTGTACCCTGTTTGGAGATGGTGCTGCGGCGGCGATAATTGCGAAGTCTGACGAACAAGAGGATTGCAAGATTTTATCTGCTCGAATAGAAACCTACAGCCGAGGCGCACATTTCACAGAATGCAAAGGTGGAGGTAACAAACATCATCCCAAAGATTATGCCGGGAATCTAGATTATTTTCTTTTTAAAATGGATGGTAAAGCTGTTTATCGGCTTGCTTCTGAAATCACGCCAGATTTTGTCCAGCGTTTGCTTCAGGATGCAGGGTTAAAGATGGCGGATATAAAAATGGTGATTCCCCATCAAGCGAGTTTAATGGCAATACGTCTTATGCGTAAACAACTGGATATTCCTGAAGAAAAAGTTATGGTCATTGCTCACAATCATGGTAATACCATAGCTGCATCTGTACCGATGGCGCTGCATGAATCTATAGTTCAAGGGAAAATTCAGCGTGGCGATCGCATTATGCTTTTAGGTACATCAGCAGGATTTTCTATTGGAGGTATAATCCTTGAATACTAA